GTGAAACGCGCCTTGGCCCATGGGCATGAGCTGTTCCATGTCTTGCAAGCCGCCTGCGTGAACCCTGTTAAGCATTACAAATTGGAAGTTGGTCTGCTCCAAGAGAAAGACCCCGCTGATTTTATCATCGTCGATAATCTGGAGGATTTCACTATTCAGCAGACGTACATCAATGGGCAGTTGGTAGCTGAGAACGGGAAGACTAAGATTGAATTCACGCCCAGCGAGATCATCAACAACTTCCACGCAGAGGCAAAAACGGTTGAGCAGTTCAGACTTCCTGCGCAACAGGCGACTAAGGTGAAAGTCATTGAGCCGTATGACGGGCAGTTGATTACCGGTCTGCTCACCGCCGAGGCGAGGATTGAGAACGGCAACATTGTCTCTGATGTACAAAACGATGTGCTCAAGATGACCGTCGTAAACCGCTATGAAAATGCCGAGCCGGCCATTGCCTTCATCAAGAACTTCGGGCTGAAACAGGGGGCTATTGCGTCTAGTGTAGGGCATGACTCGCATAACATTATTGCGGTGGGTTGTGATGATGAGAGCCTGTGCCGCGCCGTAAACCTGGTCATTGAGGCCAAAGGCGGAATTTCGGCAGTTTCTCAGGAATTAGAGGAAATCCTGCCGTTGCCGGTGGCGGGCATCATGAGTGCAGAGGACGGGTTTTGGGTGGCCGAGCAGTACGCCAAGCTGGACAGAATCGCTAAGGAGATGGGCAGCACCTTGAACTCTCCTTACATGACCTTGAGCTTTATGGCCCTGTTGGTGATTCCGGCGCTCAAACTTAGCGACAAAGGCTTGTTTGACGGACAGAAGTTTGCCTTTGTAGACGTTCTGGAGGCACAATAACCTTAGAAGACAACTATTCCTGCCCTAGGCAGTACGCTAAAGGAGGGCTGGTATACTATCAGCTCTTTTTTAGTGTCTAACAGGTACAGGATTGGTCACAGAGATTCTCCTTTTTGTAGTGGGCGTTTTGGTCAGCGCGTTCGGGACCCTTATTGGGTTTGGGGGCGGCGTGTTTCTGGTACCTATCCTCATCATTTTCTTCCAGTTTCCCATTGAAGTGGCCATTGGCAGCGCCATGTGCGCCTTGTTGCCGGCGGCGCTCATCTCCTCCATCTTCAATTATCGCGAAAAAAACATAGACTACGTGGTGGCCTCGCTCATTCAGCCGTTTGCCATGCTGGGCACGGTGCTGGGTGCATTTCTGGTGGCCTATATGCCCGTGCTGCTCATGCAGATGCTGTTCGCGCTTTTTGTGTCTGTGACGGGGGTGTACATGCTGGTGTCACATGCGCAGGCCAAAATCAGAAAGCAAGGCATGCTCTACCGCATCAACCGCATGCCCACCTCCTTCATCAGGAGAAATAAGACCAAGCACCTGGCCTATAGATTGAACGGAAGCCTGGTGTCTTTCTTCGGGTTGTGCACGGGCACGGTGGCGGGGTTGTTTGGGATTGGCGGCGGATTTCTGCAGACGCCCCTCATGATCAAGGTCTTCAAGATTCCCAGCCAGATTGCCATCTCCACTTCTTTATTTCTGCTCATCATCACCAGCCTCACGGGCATCTCGTCGCATTACTGGCTGGGCAACGTGGACTGGGTCAAGAGTGCACCTTTGATGCTGGCCTTTGCCGTGGGGGCGGTGCTGGGCCGCATGTTAAGGAAACAAAACCGATTGCAACACCCAGAGCGCATGATTGGCATAGGCCTGTTGCTGGCGGGCGCCAGCGTGGTCATCCATATCTTCCTCAAATACGATTTCAACTGGTAAGCCGCCAGACTACTTTAGCCGAAGCTCTGGGAAGTGCTGATTCAGGAGTTCTTCTACCTTCTCGGTGGTCAGGGGTTTGGTGAGGTAGGTGATGTTGCTGGCCGCGGCGCGTTCCGTGTCCTGCTTGTGCTCTGAGGTAGTGAGCAGCGCCAGCACAATGTCTGCCCTGAAGGCGGGGTCCAGCTTCTCAAACATCTGCAGAAACTCAAAGCCGTCCATCACGGGCATGTTGATGTCCAGCAAGATCAAGGACGGTTTCACGTACTCAGCCGAAGAGGCGTCTACAATACCCTGACTGATGGCATACAGGTAGTCAAAGGCCTGCTTCCCGTTCCTGAACTCTCGTATCTGGTCTGCAATCTCTAAACGTGACAGCAGGCGGTTGTTCAGGAAATTGTTGGTGTCGTCATCGTCTATGAGCAGAATGCCTTGTAGTTTTTTCATACCCGTGCGGTGGTTTCTGGTGAGGTTGTTTGGGGGAAGAAAAGGAGGAACGTGGTGCCTTCACCCAACGCGCTCTTCACTTCTATTTTGCCGCGGTTGTTGTCCATGATCCGCTTGATGATGTATAAGCCAATGCCGCTGCCCTCTACGTGGTCATGGAACCGCCGGAAGAGCGAAAAGATTTTACCCTCATACTGCGAGGTCTCCATGCCCAGGCCGTTGTCCTGCACTTTCAACCGTACAAACCTATCCTGCAGGTCTGAGGCCACCGTAATGCGCAAGGGCCGCGAGGGCTCTCTGTATTTAATGGCGTTGGTAAGCAGATGGTACAACAGGCTGCGCAGGTTCTCCCGTGACAAGGACACCTGCGGGGCGGCTGAAAAGTCTACCTCCATGGTATGCTCTACGCCTTCCAATCTATCCATCACAACCCGCCGAACCTCTTCAAAGACTTCATCAAAAGAGACGCTGATCTGTTGCGCCTGCTCTACGGGGCGTTGTATTCTGCTTACCTCTGAAAGGTTGTTGAGCTTGCGGTTGATCTGGTCCACAGACTTGTCCAAGCGCGTGAAGAGTTCGCTCAGGGCGGGGTTGTTGGTGGGCAGTTCTTCTTTAATGGCGGCAACCAGACCGGCCACGTTGAGCACGGGACCTTTAATATCCCGTGAGGCGTAGTACACAAAATCATCCAGGTCTGCGTTGGCGCGCACCAGCTCATAGTTCTTGGCCATGAGCTGTTTTTCAGTGCTTTTGCGGGTTTCCATCTCACGCTCCATGTCGCGGTTGGCGGTAATGAGCTGAGCCGTGCGCTGCTGCACGCGTTTTTCCAGCTCCAGTTGGGTTTCGCGGAGGGCCGCCTCGGCGCGCTGCCGCTCCAGCACCTGCTCGCGTAACTCCTGGTTGGCTATCTCAAGTCGTTTGGGACTAGGAATGGCCAACAACCCCGGAATGACTTTGTACAGCAGAAACGCGCCCAGCACAGAGGCAACCCCAACCACCAGCCGCAACACCTGCACCGTCAGAAACCACTCCTCGCCTCCCCACAAATTGAGAAAGTGCACTCCTGCGCCCAACAAGCCCAGAACACCAAACAGCAACAAGACCATCTTGCGCTGCCGGTCATCTCGTTTAAGGGCCAGGAAAAAGAGCGTGCTGGCTACTACCAGATAAGACGTACCGGACAGGATTTCGCCAATCAGAAAAAGCCACTCATATTTGGGTGGAACGGCAGGCCAGACCTGAGCCAGTGCGGGCATCGGCAGAAAGTGCAATAAATCCATCTGGTATACAATGTAGGATAAGAAACGGCTAGCACCAAAAGAAAGTTATGCCTTCTCTCCACTCCCCTTCGCCTAAACGCAAAACAGGCTTGCCGCCTAAACGCACAAGCCTGTTTTTGAGGTGTTTTCTGGAAATTAAGCCAAAAACGGAACGAAGGGACTAGTCAATATATCCTTGTTCGCGCATCCAGGCGTCATTGTAGATTTTGCCCAGGTAACGGGTACCGTGGTCTGGCAGCACAATCACCAGGGTGTCTTCTTCGGTTAGGTGTTCTTTGGCATACTCCAGGGCGCCGTACACGGCAGAACCGCAAGACCAACCCACAAACAAACCTTCCTCCTTGGCCAGTCTTCTGGTCATGAGAGCAGCATCTTTGTCCGTTACTTTGATGAAGGTGTCAATGAGCGAGAAGTCCACGTTCTTGGGCAGAATGTCTTCGCCAATCCCTTCGGTCTTGTAAGAATAGATTTCGTTCTCGTCAAAGATGCCGGTCTCTTTGTATTTCTTGAACACAGAACCATACGTGTCCAGGCCTACTACTTTAATGTCTGGGTTCTGCTCTTTCAGGTACTTAGAGATGCCGCAGATGGTACCGCCGGTGCCTACGCCCGCCGCAAAGCAGGTGATTTTACCTTCGGTCTGTTTCCATATCTCAGGGCCGCTGGTCTCATAGTGCGCCGCGGTGTTGGACAGGTTGTCGTACTGGTTGGGATAGAACGAATTAGGAATTTCCTGGTTCAGGCGTTTGGCCACTGAATAGTAGGAGTCTGGATGGTCTGGAGACACGTTGGTAGGACACACGATCACCTCGGCGCCCACGGCTTTCAAGATGTCCATCTTCTCCTGGCTCTGCTTGTCAGACATGGTGAAGATGCACTTGTAGCCTTTGGCAATGGCGGCCAGTGCCAGACCCATGCCGGTATTACCAGATGTTCCTTCAATGATGGTGCCGCCCGGCTTTAAGATGCCCGCCTTCTCAGCGTCTTCCACCATGCGCAGGGCCATGCGGTCCTTCACAGAGTTGCCCGGGTTAAAATACTCCACCTTGGCCAGAACCGTAGCTTTGATGCCGTCTGTGACGCTGTTCAGTTTTACCAGAGGCGTGTTGCCAATGGCTTCTATAATGTTGTTGAAATACATACAATAGCGGTTAAGTCAGATTCTTGGAATCTGCCACAAAGATAACCAAAAAAATCAAGAAGGGTGGGCGCCTGCTACCAGCGCGGGTAGAAGCTCACGGTGTCTCTGAAGAACCGGTTGTAGCGCAGGCGGGCCTGCCGGAGAGAGTCCTGGCGCAGGCTTTCTCGCCGGGCGGCTTTCTCCAGCTCCTGTTCCTCCATAAGCAAGGCCACGCGGCGGCGTTGTTTTCCGTCTTTGGAGAACTGCTCCCATAGATAATTCAAAGGGCTGGACAACAGCATGAGCGGGGAGGGCGGTTGTGAGCTCTGCGGCGTAGGCGGAATGATGACGCGCGGCACCATGGGGTTCATGCGGGGCTTGGGAATGGCGGCGCGGGGCTTCATGTTCCGGAGCACGCGGTCTACCTTCTCTGGCGTGGCCACCGGCCCTACCTGCACTTCTTTAAGTTGCACGCTCTCTTCTTGCAGCAGAATGTTCACCCGCAGCTCTGTGACGCTGCGCAAGGCAGGCACGTACATGCGCTGCCGGTAGCCCAGAGCCCTGAACACCAGCGTGTCTGTAGAGACTATCTGCATCCTGAACCTGCCTTCTGCATCTGTGGCCGCCCCCATGCCTGTTTTCTTGGAAAACACAGACACGCCGGCAATGGGTGTCTTGTCTATCTGGCGCAGCACCTGGCCGCTCACCCACAAAGAAGGATCCTGGGTTTGGGCACACAGAGTACCCCCTGCCACCAGGCAGAAACAAAAGCAGATAAGAAAGCGAACGTACAGATTCATTGAGCGGAACAAGGTACAAGGCGGCACCCTCACATAGAAAAAGGCCTGCCCTCACAGGCAAGCCTTTCAAAGGTAGTAACAGAACGGTTACTCTTCCATCTTTATTTTACCATCATCTGTCTTGACTTTGGTTTCATTGCCGTCTTTCTTGATTTTGGTGTCGCCGGCCTTGAATTTGGCTTCATCGCCGTCACGCTTCATTTTGGCGTCTCCCACTTTCACCTTGGCCTCATCGCCGTCAATTTTCAGCTTGTCGCCGGTAGAGGTCTCATATTTGATGTCATCGCCGTAGTATTTGCCACGGTTGCTTTGGTATACCTTGAACTGCTGCGGGGTAAGAAGTCCTTTCAGTTCCAGGTCTACGTTGCTGTTGATGGTCTCCAACTCTGTATAATAGGTTTCGGGGCGCTCCTCTGGGTAGCCATTCACCTGCATATCACCTTCTATTAGGTCTTCGCTGCCAGACGTCACGGCGCTGTCAAAGGCTAGCCCCGCACTGGCGTTTCGGCTGGAATAGGTGCGCTCCAGCTCGTCTACCTGGCGGGCGCGGTTATAGTAGACGGTTCTTACGCGCTCCTGGGTGGCCTGGTCTAGCTGCAAGTCTGAGGTGACCTGACGGGCCAGGCGGGTGGCCCGCTCGCGGTACTCTGCGTCATAGTTGTAGTTGGCCGCCGTGGTGCTGGTAGAATCCATCTGGGTGGAGCCTGCCGCGTTGTCTGGCGTATCGCTGTCGTTGGTATTGGTTTCAGTAGAAGTGCCGGAATCTTCTCTGCAAGCAGTAAAGGTCAGTGCCCCTGCCGCCATGCATAGTAACATCAGTTTTTTCATGGTCGTAGCATTTAATTTGGCTGTGAAGGAAGCTTGCGTCCAGCAAACCCCTCCCCTCAATACGAAACGCCCTACCTTAGGTTTACACCCGTTTGCACTAATCCAACATCCTACAACTATCCAACAAGACCTACCATATCAAACACTACACAGTTTCAGGGATAAATTTTTCGTTTTTAGTCTGTTTTCCAGAAAAGAAGCCAAAAACGAAAATTGAATTATGTCTATATATCACCCTCGCTTAAATTCAAAGACCGTAATCTCTGGCAGGAAGCCCACGCGCCCATGGTAGCCTAGAAAGCCCAGACCCACGTTCACGTACAGGTACTGCTTCCCTTTTCGGTAGAGGCCCGCCCACTGCTTGTAGACGTACTGCACAGGACTCCATTTAAAACCAGGTATGTTCACGCCAAACTGCATGCCGTGCGTATGGCCAGACAGCATGAGGTCGATGTCCTGGTATTTCTGGTTCACCTCGCCGTCCCAGTGGGAAGGGTCATGCGACAGCAGTATTTTAACAGGATATTCCTGGGTGCCTTCATAGGCCTTGGACAGGATGCCGTACTTAGGGAAGTTCATGCGGTGGCCCCAGTTCTCAACGCCCAGTAAGGCAATCTTCTGCCCGTCGCGCTCCAAGACGCGGTGCTCGTTCAACAGCAAGTCCCAGCCCATGCGCTTGTGGGCGTTTTTGAGGTCTATCAGGTTCTGCACTTTCTGCGTGGCTGTCTCCCATTGCATATAGTCGCCGTAGTCATGGTTGCCCAGAATGGAATAGACGCCCGCCTTGGCTTTGATTTGCCCTAGGATCTCCACATACGGCTCCACCTCGGCGGCTACGTTATTGACCAGGTCACCGGTGAACACCACCACGTCACAGGCCTGCTGGTTGATGAGCCTGACCGCTTCTTGCAGGTGCTCGCCAGAATGGAAACTACCCGTGTGCAAGTCTGTAATCTGCAATAGTCTGAACCCGTCAAAGGCTGGTGGCAGGTTAGGAAACTTGAGCGTCACCTTCTTAATCTGGTAGTCATATGCGCCTTTGACCATGCCCCAAATCAAAGTACCCAAAGGGAGCGCGCCCATCACCAAGGCCATCTGGCTCAGGAATTTGTGTCTGCCCAGGTTAAACTTAGGACTCTCAGGGCTTCTCACCGTGTTGGAGATTAGTTGCGTTAACCGCACCAAGTCATCAATCAGCAGGAACAGCACAATCACCACCTTGGAGATAAAGAAGATGAAGAGGATGTTGGCCACCTGCATGCGCATGGGATTGGGCGCCGTGCCGCGGGTAAACATGGCCAGCAGAATGGTACCCAGCGTGAAGAGGCTCAAGGCCCAGTACATAAAATAGACGCTTCTTTTCAAAAGCGGCGCAGAACCCACCATCACTGTTCTTACCGCCTGGAAGACGTACACGTCAATGAGCAGAATCAGGATGAGGGTTATGATTAATCGGGTCATAGAAAGTATTAAATGAACAGGATAGCCTAGTTACGCGGCCGTCTGTGTTCTGGTGCACAAAATGATTGTTTACGATGAACTATTTCTCCCGCTCAACGCTTAACAGGACAATTTTAGCCTGAATTTCCTGCAAAAATAACCAGAAACCTTATGTCTACCGTCTACGCGCCTGCCCCATTGACCATTAAATCCTGGGCCGAGGAAGACCGTCCCCGCGAAAAGCTCCTACTCAAAGGCCGCGCCGCCCTCTCAGACGCAGAATTGATTGGCATCTTAATAGGCTCGGGCACGCCAAGCCTCAGCGCCGTAGACGTAGCCAAACTTATCCTGCAGGCTGTAGATAATGACCTGAACGCCCTGGCCAAGCTCACTGTCAACGAGCTCAAAAAACACCGAGGCATCGGGGAAGCCAAGGCCATCACCATTGTCAGCGCCTTAGAACTGGGCAGAAGACGAAAGGAAGCCGCCGCTACCCAGCTCACCAAAATCACCTGCTCCACGGATATCTACAACTACATGCGCCCCCATCTCTTGGATTTGCCCCATGAGGAGTTCTGGATTATTCTGCTCAACCGCGCAAACGCCATCATGAAGAAGGTGCAGATTAGCAGTGGCGGTGTGGCCGGCACCGTCGCCGACCCTAAAATCATCTTCAAGCACGCCTTGGAGAACTTGGCCAGCGCCATGATACTGGTGCACAACCACCCCTCGGGGCAGTTGAAACCCAGCGCCGCCGACATCTCGCTCACCAAGAAACTGCAGGAAGCCGGAAAAGTTTTAGACCTGCCCATCCTGGACCACCTCATCTTCACCGACAGCAGTTACTACAGCTTCGCGGATGAGGACATGCTGTAATTTATTGTTGGTTGTTAGTTGTTGATTGTTGGATTTTGAAAGCGGCGACCTATTGCTTAGGTGGCCGCTTTTCGTTTTGGCTTATATTTTGGAAAATAAGCTAAAAACTGAGCTTCTCCCCTAAACTAATTAATGGCGCGAGTCTCCAGACTCGCTGGACGCCAAAAGCAGAAATAGAGTCTGAAGACTCGTGACAGTCATGAGCGGTGCAGGCGATTCAATTCATGATGTAATAGTGAGCACCAACCGTGAATGTGCAAATCCGTTTTTGGCCTATTTCCCATAAAACAAGCCAAAAACGATACCTTTCTAAAAAGTGCGGACAATCATGCCTAGAAACGTTCGTCTGGTTCTACCTTTGCGGCTACATTCAATTGCACTGTACATGAAAGGTTTTAAATACATTGTCCTAATAGGCGTTCTGGCCATTGTGGGCTATCTGGTGAGTGACTTGTTTTTCAACGATGAAAGCTACAACCAAGCCGTGGCCAAGTTCAGAGAAAACAAAGACCTTACGTTCAGGAGCCTAAGCGCCTCTCCCCTTTCAGATTCTTTGCGCCGCAAGTTCAACAAGCTGGACTACTTTGAACCCAACCGCGACTATGAAATCACCGCCGACTTCACCCCAGAAGAACGTCCTGAGCCTATTGCTATGGAAATGACTGGCGGCACCAAAGAACCCTACCACGTGAAGGGAAAGGCCACGTTTGAGCTAGACGGAAAAGAGCACACCCTCACGCTCTACCAAAAAGCAGGTGCCACCTCAGACTCACTCTTCATCCCGTTCACCGACCAAACCAACGGTTTTGACACCTATGGCGGCGGCCGCTACCTGGACGCCTTACCCAACGGAAGCAACATCGTGCTGGACTTTAACCGCACTTACAATCCCTTCTGCGCCTACAACCCCGATTTCGTCTGCCCCATGCCCCCCGCAGAGAACCGCCTGAAAGTGAAGATTCCGGCTGGCGAGAAGAACTTTAAGTAGTTAGTCGCGAGTTCTGAGTCTTGAGTCGCGAGTCTTAAATGCGTTTTTGGCCTGTTTTCTAGAAAACAGGCCAAAAACGCATTTTTTATTGCTTCCGCCCGCAGGGTGATGAAGGTGTTGCAACTTATCCACTGGCAGTCCGCCGGCCCTTAACCGAGGGAAAAGAGCCAGTTCTCTGAGGGCTCTTTTCACGAGGGAGAAAGTAACGGACGTTCATGTGGCAGCGGCTTAAGCCCACGATAAAACAGACAGCATCAACCAGGTGCAGAAGAAGGAAGAGAAGACTGTCCGAGCGGCAGCGAGTTTCTTCTCTTCTTGATTCTTTTGGTTACTTTTCTCATCAAGGAGAAAAGTGACAAACGCGGGCAGAAAGTAAAACAGGTAGAATTGAGGAAGGTGTGGTTGGGAAGCAGAGGCGGAAAGAATAATCTGCTTATGTAAACACCCCTCTACGCTCCCCTCAAGGGGAGAATCCGCACTTAGCTTAGGCAATCGACATTTGAGGCAGAGTGCTAGACAAGCAACTCCAGGCTCGTACTAATAAAAAATCCCTCCCATCTTCCCCAGTTTTTGGTAATTTTGAAAATTGTAGCCCAAAAACGGCCACAGGTGCAAATCACCGCGCCCCTAACACCTTGAGAGACAAACAACACCATGCGCATATCATTTGACTGGCTGAAGCAACTTTTCCCCACAGACAAACCTGCCCAAGAGATTGGCCAATTCCTGACAGACGCCGGTCTGGAAGTAGAAGGCATTGAGACCTTTGACGTAGTACCCGGCGGATTGCAGGGCATGGTCATTGGCGAAGTCTTGACCTGCGCTAAACACCCAGACGCCGACAAACTCAGTGTGACCACAGTAGACACCGGCGAGGGCGAGCCCAAGCACATTGTCTGCGGAGCGCCCAACGTGGCGGCCGGACAGAAAGTAGTCATTGCCACCGTAGGCGCTACGTTGTACCCAGCAGGCGGCGAGCCTTTCCAAATCAAGAAGTCAAAGATTCGTGGAGCTGTGTCTGAAGGCATGATTTGCGCCGAGGATGAGATTGGCGTAGGTTCTTCGCACGCCGGCATCATGGTCTTGGACACCGATTTACCGAACGGCACGCCAGCCGCCCAGTACTTCGGACTGGCTTCTGATGAGGTTTTTGAGATTGGCCTGACGCCTAATCGCGCTGATGCCGCCTCTCACCTGGGCGTAGCCCGCGACTTGCAGGCCTTGCTGAACGCGCCGTA
The nucleotide sequence above comes from Nibribacter ruber. Encoded proteins:
- a CDS encoding DUF1684 domain-containing protein, which produces MKGFKYIVLIGVLAIVGYLVSDLFFNDESYNQAVAKFRENKDLTFRSLSASPLSDSLRRKFNKLDYFEPNRDYEITADFTPEERPEPIAMEMTGGTKEPYHVKGKATFELDGKEHTLTLYQKAGATSDSLFIPFTDQTNGFDTYGGGRYLDALPNGSNIVLDFNRTYNPFCAYNPDFVCPMPPAENRLKVKIPAGEKNFK
- a CDS encoding carboxypeptidase-like regulatory domain-containing protein codes for the protein MNLYVRFLICFCFCLVAGGTLCAQTQDPSLWVSGQVLRQIDKTPIAGVSVFSKKTGMGAATDAEGRFRMQIVSTDTLVFRALGYRQRMYVPALRSVTELRVNILLQEESVQLKEVQVGPVATPEKVDRVLRNMKPRAAIPKPRMNPMVPRVIIPPTPQSSQPPSPLMLLSSPLNYLWEQFSKDGKQRRRVALLMEEQELEKAARRESLRQDSLRQARLRYNRFFRDTVSFYPRW
- a CDS encoding response regulator; protein product: MKKLQGILLIDDDDTNNFLNNRLLSRLEIADQIREFRNGKQAFDYLYAISQGIVDASSAEYVKPSLILLDINMPVMDGFEFLQMFEKLDPAFRADIVLALLTTSEHKQDTERAAASNITYLTKPLTTEKVEELLNQHFPELRLK
- the radC gene encoding RadC family protein, which codes for MSTVYAPAPLTIKSWAEEDRPREKLLLKGRAALSDAELIGILIGSGTPSLSAVDVAKLILQAVDNDLNALAKLTVNELKKHRGIGEAKAITIVSALELGRRRKEAAATQLTKITCSTDIYNYMRPHLLDLPHEEFWIILLNRANAIMKKVQISSGGVAGTVADPKIIFKHALENLASAMILVHNHPSGQLKPSAADISLTKKLQEAGKVLDLPILDHLIFTDSSYYSFADEDML
- a CDS encoding sulfite exporter TauE/SafE family protein; translated protein: MVTEILLFVVGVLVSAFGTLIGFGGGVFLVPILIIFFQFPIEVAIGSAMCALLPAALISSIFNYREKNIDYVVASLIQPFAMLGTVLGAFLVAYMPVLLMQMLFALFVSVTGVYMLVSHAQAKIRKQGMLYRINRMPTSFIRRNKTKHLAYRLNGSLVSFFGLCTGTVAGLFGIGGGFLQTPLMIKVFKIPSQIAISTSLFLLIITSLTGISSHYWLGNVDWVKSAPLMLAFAVGAVLGRMLRKQNRLQHPERMIGIGLLLAGASVVIHIFLKYDFNW
- the ade gene encoding adenine deaminase, yielding MSTRRFFKVSGQIVDVLRQEIYPGTLEIMDGTITAITREPVSETHYILPGFIDAHVHVESSMLVPSEFARLAVPHGTVATVSDPHEIGNVLGLKGVEYMLDNGKKVPFKFFFGAPSCVPATPFETAGAEITPEDIEELFLRPEVKYLAEMMNWPGVLNGDDLVMQKITLAQKFDKQVDGHAPGLRGEQAAAYAAAGMTTDHECFTAEEALDKLAVGMKILIREGSAAKNFEALIPLLKDHSTRIMFCSDDKHPDNLVEGHINELVKRALAHGHELFHVLQAACVNPVKHYKLEVGLLQEKDPADFIIVDNLEDFTIQQTYINGQLVAENGKTKIEFTPSEIINNFHAEAKTVEQFRLPAQQATKVKVIEPYDGQLITGLLTAEARIENGNIVSDVQNDVLKMTVVNRYENAEPAIAFIKNFGLKQGAIASSVGHDSHNIIAVGCDDESLCRAVNLVIEAKGGISAVSQELEEILPLPVAGIMSAEDGFWVAEQYAKLDRIAKEMGSTLNSPYMTLSFMALLVIPALKLSDKGLFDGQKFAFVDVLEAQ
- a CDS encoding metallophosphoesterase; translated protein: MTRLIITLILILLIDVYVFQAVRTVMVGSAPLLKRSVYFMYWALSLFTLGTILLAMFTRGTAPNPMRMQVANILFIFFISKVVIVLFLLIDDLVRLTQLISNTVRSPESPKFNLGRHKFLSQMALVMGALPLGTLIWGMVKGAYDYQIKKVTLKFPNLPPAFDGFRLLQITDLHTGSFHSGEHLQEAVRLINQQACDVVVFTGDLVNNVAAEVEPYVEILGQIKAKAGVYSILGNHDYGDYMQWETATQKVQNLIDLKNAHKRMGWDLLLNEHRVLERDGQKIALLGVENWGHRMNFPKYGILSKAYEGTQEYPVKILLSHDPSHWDGEVNQKYQDIDLMLSGHTHGMQFGVNIPGFKWSPVQYVYKQWAGLYRKGKQYLYVNVGLGFLGYHGRVGFLPEITVFEFKRG
- a CDS encoding sensor histidine kinase; amino-acid sequence: MDLLHFLPMPALAQVWPAVPPKYEWLFLIGEILSGTSYLVVASTLFFLALKRDDRQRKMVLLLFGVLGLLGAGVHFLNLWGGEEWFLTVQVLRLVVGVASVLGAFLLYKVIPGLLAIPSPKRLEIANQELREQVLERQRAEAALRETQLELEKRVQQRTAQLITANRDMEREMETRKSTEKQLMAKNYELVRANADLDDFVYYASRDIKGPVLNVAGLVAAIKEELPTNNPALSELFTRLDKSVDQINRKLNNLSEVSRIQRPVEQAQQISVSFDEVFEEVRRVVMDRLEGVEHTMEVDFSAAPQVSLSRENLRSLLYHLLTNAIKYREPSRPLRITVASDLQDRFVRLKVQDNGLGMETSQYEGKIFSLFRRFHDHVEGSGIGLYIIKRIMDNNRGKIEVKSALGEGTTFLLFFPQTTSPETTARV